CATCTTACTTCtcagcttctcaagcttctcGGCCTCTGGCAAACTCTGCTCATCACCAAGCCTCGGGTTCCTCAGCGTAAGGGCCACCAACACAATCACACTCGAAATACAAATTCCAGTGATCGTCAAATACCTCTGCACCTCTCTATACGCACTACCGACAGCCTCTCTCTCGGGCGTACCAGGCGGATACTCCACGATAAACTCCAGAGGACTAGCATAAGCAAGCGCTTGAAGGGTAGAGGCGTCTGCAGCCGAAAGACCGGCACGGAGGAAGTCATTGTATAAGTGGTTAGGCATAGTATTGGTCCAGATGGCGGCAGCAATGGTGTTACCGAGAGCTGAACCGACAGAGTAAGAAGCAAGGTAGAGAGAGGTCACAACGGCTGTGCGTTCGTGTTGTACCGCAGATTGTATCATAACCTGGGTTGGGTAAGGGAAGAGACCACCTAACAACATTTTCATCCAATTAGCGCTTGAACAATTGATTGCGCTTTGGAAGGGAATACTGGATACTGCTCGTAAAACTTACCGGCAATACCCAAGACCACTTCAGCGCCGACAAGGCCGGCAAAGTCGGAGACAGAGTAACCTCCTCGGTATCGAATGAGAAGGCCAAAGgcaaggacgaagaggagagtaCCGGCGACGATAAACCATTTCAGTCGGCGGACTTTCCGGATAATGAAACCCAAGCAGACACCGATGACGACGGAAGTGAAGGAGTAGATGTTTTGTACTCGAGTAGCAGAGATAATGTCTCTGTAGATGATTAGCAAGCATTTGTTTATCAGTCATGGATGAATCAGTTTAGAGCAATGGGAGGAAGTAGACGTACCGGTCAAAAGCAACAAGCAAAGTGTAGTACAGGTAATCACCCTGAGTGTACCAAGCAGTGTTCAAAAGCATAGCAATAAACAGCGACGCCAGCACCTGCCTATCCTTCAAAATCCTAAATGGCAACATCGGATGCCTAGCTACCTTCAATTCCCAGATCACAAATAACGGCAAAGCTACCACGAACCCAACCACCAAAGGGGCGATGACCCTCGCTGTTCTCCAGATACTCCCGACTCCGCCAGCGAGAGTGAAGGGCAGTaggatgagagaaagaacagcggcaaggaggaggagcccCATGAGATCAATTTGCCAGAAGATATCGGCCCACATGTGTCGGTCACCGAGGGTACGGAGGGGGGAGGGAATTTCTCGGAGGAGACCCTTGCGGTGGGCTCTCCATTCGGCTTGAACAAGGGAGACTACGAGGGGGATGACTGTGacagggaagatgatggccCACATACCTGTTCAGTCATCAATACATTAGTATCACAGGACCTCAGctaaaagaaaagaaaaacgaACCGATACCCCAACCCCAGGAACTGTGTGTCAAGACAGCAGAAGCCACATTGCCACTGATCCATGcgttgatgaggaaagggGTAGCAGGAATATAGCTAAAGAGCAATCTGGAACGAAGCGAGGTGACATCTGCGATCAAGACCTCGACGAGCAGCTGCGAACCGGTGTAGCCAAACTGGTAGAGGACTGAACCACCACAGAAAGCAGCGAGATTCGTGGAGGTTGCGGTTACAACAGTTCCTGTTATGCTGAGTTAACTAGTAATCCATGGCAAGATATTTCTGGAGTAATTATGTTACATACCGACCGCATAAAGGATTACACTGATGACCAAGATACTGATACGGCCAAAGTAGTCACTGATCTTTGCAAACCCGGGTtgggcagcagcagccactATAGAACGGACAACAGTGACAGTAGAGACTTGAGCCGAAGTGCCGAGCTCAGAGAGAGCTTCCGCTTGGTAGGTGTATCGGACAGAGCCATCCAGACCATAGCTATCTACAACAGCCGA
This DNA window, taken from Cryptococcus deuterogattii R265 chromosome 3, complete sequence, encodes the following:
- a CDS encoding MFS transporter SIT family siderophore-iron:H+ symporter; its protein translation is MPDQLYPEAELERAISNTKNADDSTAFGEKSPGVRRIELIAASFTTWHRWVLFISVFLMAYSYGLDGSVRYTYQAEALSELGTSAQVSTVTVVRSIVAAAAQPGFAKISDYFGRISILVISVILYAVGTVVTATSTNLAAFCGGSVLYQFGYTGSQLLVEVLIADVTSLRSRLLFSYIPATPFLINAWISGNVASAVLTHSSWGWGIGMWAIIFPVTVIPLVVSLVQAEWRAHRKGLLREIPSPLRTLGDRHMWADIFWQIDLMGLLLLAAVLSLILLPFTLAGGVGSIWRTARVIAPLVVGFVVALPLFVIWELKVARHPMLPFRILKDRQVLASLFIAMLLNTAWYTQGDYLYYTLLVAFDRDIISATRVQNIYSFTSVVIGVCLGFIIRKVRRLKWFIVAGTLLFVLAFGLLIRYRGGYSVSDFAGLVGAEVVLGIAGGLFPYPTQVMIQSAVQHERTAVVTSLYLASYSVGSALGNTIAAAIWTNTMPNHLYNDFLRAGLSAADASTLQALAYASPLEFIVEYPPGTPEREAVGSAYREVQRYLTITGICISSVIVLVALTLRNPRLGDEQSLPEAEKLEKLRSKMSGANNEGTEETKQKN